One genomic region from Pseudochaenichthys georgianus chromosome 15, fPseGeo1.2, whole genome shotgun sequence encodes:
- the LOC117459370 gene encoding nuclear GTPase SLIP-GC-like — protein sequence MWKKVVGSCSTVWIVAETNRAASEKESWAVLEESCSLMGNGGECQQIHLICTKSDSLGGSDDQSAADVRALILKQNEQAKIDVKAEFSKLKDVKF from the exons ATGTGGAAAAAG GTTGTTGGAAGTTGTTCTACTGTGTGGATTGTGGCTGAGACCAATCGAGCAGCTTCTGAAAAAGAGTCCTGGGCGGTCCTGGAAGAATCCTGCAGCCTCATGGGAAATGGTGGCGAGTGTCAGCAGATTCATTTGATCTGCACCAAGTCTGATAGTCTTGGAGGTTCAGATGATCA GTCAGCAGCTGATGTTCGTGCTCTGATACTAAAACAAAACGAGCAAGCCAAGATAGACGTGAAGGCAGAATTCAGCAAACTGAAAGACGTTAAG ttctga
- the LOC117459956 gene encoding zona pellucida sperm-binding protein 3-like, which translates to MEAFHFQVILLVGLCVSSSFAFLPTQDASFQSLANTGRSEIGQQQQKSPAEEPQQVNTIRVTCHPDSLEIVIKADMFAVGAPVDGEEIRLGIETNNQYCRATASSADEYSISIGLVECGTRHWVTEDSLIYTNLLIYSPEASPYGVVRMEEAVIPIECHYERKYSLSSSSLMPTWMPFMLTQAAVEMLQFNMRIMTSDWQYKRGSNVFHLGEPISIEASVRIGHHVELRVFVSSCVATLSPDMHSSPRHAFIENGCFVDSQLPGSRSQFLARTQDDKLHMSIDAFRFYNEDRGELYITCHLNAVPINSTDATTKACTFVNGRWQSADGNDYVCGQCKRPIGVEQTPSKPSSPGKFRPRGFVKPEEREPLWRSGLKTSTVWEHQARVGPMMVLPAKQKSRPIPAEEPSSILDQIRRSTMYGSQWRSGINRVDQRKGLLPDSSSSQNQVDVVTLASEQNKDEEDKSGTEKDEDAEEVPELLERTSPEAHLQPKAAVLNSTNTAALDEVLPTAAVNVAVPPLSNTTATESDLSETMDPKR; encoded by the exons ATGGAGGCCTTTCATTTTCAGGTTATCCTCCTTGTAGGACTCTGTGTTAGCTCCTCTTTTGCTTTTCTGCCCACACAAGATGCTTCGTTTCAGAGCCTTGCGAACACAGGCAGGTCAGAAAtcgggcagcagcagcagaagtcTCCGGCTGAGGAACCGCAGCAGGTGAATACCATCAGAGTGACCTGTCATCCAGACTCCTTGGAGATTGTTATCAAAGCTGATATGTTTGCGGTTGGAGCTCCTGTTGATGGTGAAGAGATACGCCTTGGAATAGAGACCAACAACCAGTACTGCAGAGCTACAGCGTCTTCAGCAGATGAGTACAGTATCAGTATTGGACTTGTGGAGTGCGGCACCAGACACTGG GTAACTGAGGACTCTCTGATCTACACAAACCTCCTCATATACTCTCCTGAGGCTTCTCCATATGGTGTTGTTCGAATGGAGGAGGCTGTAATTCCAATTGAATGTCATTACGAAAG GAAGTACAGTTTGTCCAGTTCTTCACTCATGCCTACCTGGATGCCCTTCATGTTGACccaggctgcagtggaaatgttgcAGTTTAACATGAGAATCATGACAA GTGACTGGCAGTACAAAAGAGGCTCTAATGTGTTTCATCTCGGTGAGCCCATCAGCATCGAGGCCTCGGTCAGAATCGGGCATCACGTGGAGCTCCGAGTGTTTGTGAGCAGCTGCGTGGCTACACTGAGCCCTGACATGCACTCCAGCCCCAGGCATGCCTTCATTGAAAATGG GTGCTTTGTTGACTCTCAGCTTCCAGGCTCAAGGTCTCAATTCTTAGCCAGGACACAGGATGACAAGCTCCACATGTCCATTGATGCCTTCAGATTTTATAATGAGGACAGAGGGGAG CTCTACATCACATGTCACCTGAATGCTGTGCCAATAAATAGCACAGATGCAACAACCAAGGCGTGCACTTTTGTGAATGGAAG aTGGCAGTCCGCTGATGGTAATGACTACGTATGTGGGCAATGCAAAAGACCAATTGGAGTTGAGCAAACTCCCAGTAAGCCCAGCAGCCCCGGCAAGTTTAGGCCTCGAGGGTTTGTGAAGCCAGAAGAGCGTGAACCCCTCTGGAGGAGTGGACTGAAGACCAGTACAG TGTGGGAACATCAGGCCAGAGTGGGTCCGATGATGGTCTTGCCAGCCAAGCAGAAAAGCCGGCCCATACCTGCAGAGGAACCTTCTTCCATTCTTGATCAAATCAGAAGATCTACAATGTATGGCAGCCAGTGGAGGAGTGGAATAAACAGAGTTG ATCAGAGGAAAGGACTGCTTCCTGATTCATCATCGTCCCAAAACCAGGTGGACGTTGTGACTTTAGCTTCTGAGCAGAATAAAGACGAAGAAGACAAAAGTGGAACAGAAAAAG ATGAAGATGCTGAGGAAGTTCCTGAACTTCTAGAAAGAACCTCTCCTGAGGCCCACCTGCAGCCGAAGGCAGCGGTGCTGAACAGTACCAACACAGCGGCGCTCGATGAAGTCCTCCCAACTGCTGCGGTTAATGTGGCTGTGCCCCCACTGTCCAACACCACTGCAACAGAATCTGACCTTTCTGAAACAATGGACCCAAAGAGATAA